A region of Pseudorasbora parva isolate DD20220531a chromosome 14, ASM2467924v1, whole genome shotgun sequence DNA encodes the following proteins:
- the slx9 gene encoding protein FAM207A isoform X2, with translation MVGKIKRIRQKLHHGAVKLENEHENRSMLGNLEKIPIQSIQLTKTDSRQTKTTISDSSISNSSKAFSFPTGVFAGTKISPESLVQTLKVDEPSNVVVSKQSAGEQKGTGEKKHQSKKEKMKERRERWLNKISAIKLAREQQVAQVRRKATPVVGDMRPLADALPELSQLLPSFKTSARAHRKNKALVKKKPEPTDFSKMKPAQKRKLLETEASYFNEARKNPAFKTNPLAAIGDHLRKRLKQEDEQSSSQL, from the exons ATGGTGGGGAAAATTAAACGTATCCGACAGAAGCTTCATCACGGCGCCGTAAAGCTGGAAAATGAGCATGAAAACAGATCCATGCTGGGAAATCTAGAGAAGATACCGATTCAATCCATTCAACTCACAAAAACAGATTCACGACAGACCAAAACTACCATATCTGACAGTAGTATAAGCAACAGCTCAAAG GCTTTCAGTTTTCCCACCGGAGTTTTTGCTGGAACTAAAATCTCCCCCGAGTCTTTAGTTCAAACTCTGAAGGTTGATGAACCATCAAATGTGGTTGTAAGCAAACAGTCTGCAGGAGAACAGAAAG GCACGGGGGAAAAGAAACATCAGtcgaagaaagaaaaaatgaagGAGCGGAGGGAAAGATGGCTCAAca AGATCAGTGCGATCAAACTGGCCCGTGAACAGCAGGTGGCCCAGGTGCGGAGGAAGGCCACGCCTGTAGTGGGCGACATGAGGCCACTGGCCGACGCTCTTCCCGAACTCTCCCAGCTCCTCCCATCTTTCAAAACCTCCGCCAGAGCGCACCGGAAAAATAAAGC TTTGGTTAAGAAGAAACCAGAACCCACAGACTTCAGCAAGATGAAACCAGCCCAGAAACGAAAACTGCT CGAGACCGAAGCATCTTACTTCAACGAAGCCAGGAAAAATCCCGCCTTCAAGACCAACCCTTTGGCTGCAATTGGTGATCATCTGCGAAAACGACTCAAACAGGAAGACGAACAAAGTTCATCGCAACTCTAG
- the slx9 gene encoding protein FAM207A isoform X1, translating into MVGKIKRIRQKLHHGAVKLENEHENRSMLGNLEKIPIQSIQLTKTDSRQTKTTISDSSISNSSKAFSFPTGVFAGTKISPESLVQTLKVDEPSNVVVSKQSAGEQKVFFPGTGEKKHQSKKEKMKERRERWLNKISAIKLAREQQVAQVRRKATPVVGDMRPLADALPELSQLLPSFKTSARAHRKNKALVKKKPEPTDFSKMKPAQKRKLLETEASYFNEARKNPAFKTNPLAAIGDHLRKRLKQEDEQSSSQL; encoded by the exons ATGGTGGGGAAAATTAAACGTATCCGACAGAAGCTTCATCACGGCGCCGTAAAGCTGGAAAATGAGCATGAAAACAGATCCATGCTGGGAAATCTAGAGAAGATACCGATTCAATCCATTCAACTCACAAAAACAGATTCACGACAGACCAAAACTACCATATCTGACAGTAGTATAAGCAACAGCTCAAAG GCTTTCAGTTTTCCCACCGGAGTTTTTGCTGGAACTAAAATCTCCCCCGAGTCTTTAGTTCAAACTCTGAAGGTTGATGAACCATCAAATGTGGTTGTAAGCAAACAGTCTGCAGGAGAACAGAAAG ttttttttccagGCACGGGGGAAAAGAAACATCAGtcgaagaaagaaaaaatgaagGAGCGGAGGGAAAGATGGCTCAAca AGATCAGTGCGATCAAACTGGCCCGTGAACAGCAGGTGGCCCAGGTGCGGAGGAAGGCCACGCCTGTAGTGGGCGACATGAGGCCACTGGCCGACGCTCTTCCCGAACTCTCCCAGCTCCTCCCATCTTTCAAAACCTCCGCCAGAGCGCACCGGAAAAATAAAGC TTTGGTTAAGAAGAAACCAGAACCCACAGACTTCAGCAAGATGAAACCAGCCCAGAAACGAAAACTGCT CGAGACCGAAGCATCTTACTTCAACGAAGCCAGGAAAAATCCCGCCTTCAAGACCAACCCTTTGGCTGCAATTGGTGATCATCTGCGAAAACGACTCAAACAGGAAGACGAACAAAGTTCATCGCAACTCTAG